In Planctomycetia bacterium, a single window of DNA contains:
- a CDS encoding ShlB/FhaC/HecB family hemolysin secretion/activation protein has product MAYSDGTTLRVATMPYRLLRLIGVVSALVAPVAILNPLFAQDFQRYRPQTLPAPQYQPSIPEKPVEPAAGSDAVLVERWDAVLVLDRPEKVRPLDDFADLTGVHFDFEDSQSLVYRAEFKRIVETYLDGPLTLRRLNQLSRDIILYYRRNGQPVVDVVIPEQKITQGTVQLVVREARIGAVRVEGACWFNNCMLADQIECTRTGDRLIEGKLKSDLFWLNRNPFRNVEVDLEPGKQPGTTDVIYKVNDAAPWRAYLGYEDTGVPLLGIDRVYGGLIWGDAFKRDGQLSYQYTSDTQFDRLQAHSYSYQRAWSREWSFQTYGAYSDVTARPDPFLQTGQSWIVGGALLRYFNYDPYLQSWLSFGYDFKSTNNNLEFNELPVVGGRADLWELNFGYDRVQRFNDVEYLILTNDLFVGPNGGFSAYDDAAGFSSIRPNTRPGFVYNRSKAEAVTALPWNLQLLGRVTGQVASQRLLYSEMLGFGGYDSIRGYDQRVFNGDIGYFTNLELGPQPWIIGTTRDRKVLRAFTFLDYGGGYVRNPVPGEVASQVLASTGAGARFSCSDRLTLRFDYGWGLSNVVGATTNQRAHLGVVYLMGPRPRR; this is encoded by the coding sequence CCGGAAAAACCGGTAGAACCGGCAGCGGGCAGCGATGCCGTACTCGTCGAGCGCTGGGACGCGGTTTTAGTGTTGGATCGCCCCGAGAAAGTGCGACCGCTCGACGACTTCGCCGATCTGACGGGCGTGCATTTCGACTTCGAAGACTCCCAGTCGCTGGTGTATCGTGCCGAGTTCAAACGGATCGTGGAAACATACCTGGACGGGCCGCTCACGCTGCGACGTCTCAACCAGCTCTCGCGCGACATCATTCTCTATTATCGCCGCAATGGACAACCGGTCGTCGACGTAGTCATTCCCGAGCAAAAGATCACTCAGGGGACCGTTCAACTGGTGGTGAGAGAAGCGCGAATCGGCGCGGTCCGCGTCGAAGGAGCATGTTGGTTCAACAACTGCATGTTGGCCGATCAAATCGAATGCACTCGAACCGGCGATCGGTTGATCGAAGGGAAGCTAAAAAGCGATTTGTTTTGGCTCAATCGCAATCCGTTTCGCAACGTGGAGGTCGATCTCGAACCGGGGAAGCAACCCGGCACAACCGATGTGATCTACAAAGTAAACGATGCGGCGCCGTGGCGCGCTTATCTCGGCTACGAAGATACCGGCGTACCCCTGCTCGGCATCGATCGCGTTTACGGCGGCCTGATCTGGGGCGATGCGTTCAAGCGCGACGGGCAACTCAGCTATCAATACACTTCGGACACGCAATTCGATCGGCTGCAAGCTCATTCCTACAGCTACCAACGGGCGTGGAGTCGCGAATGGTCGTTCCAAACCTACGGAGCCTATTCCGACGTCACGGCGCGCCCCGATCCGTTTCTTCAAACAGGGCAAAGCTGGATCGTCGGCGGCGCACTGCTGCGGTACTTCAACTACGACCCTTATCTGCAAAGCTGGCTCTCGTTCGGCTACGACTTTAAGAGCACGAACAACAACTTGGAGTTCAACGAGCTGCCCGTCGTCGGCGGTCGGGCTGATTTATGGGAACTGAACTTCGGTTACGATCGCGTGCAGCGCTTTAATGATGTCGAATATCTAATCCTCACCAACGATCTATTCGTCGGTCCGAACGGCGGTTTTTCCGCTTATGACGATGCCGCGGGGTTCAGCTCGATTCGCCCGAACACGCGACCGGGATTCGTCTACAACCGGTCCAAGGCCGAAGCCGTCACGGCCTTACCGTGGAACTTGCAGTTATTGGGACGCGTCACCGGGCAGGTCGCGAGTCAGCGACTTCTCTATAGCGAAATGCTCGGGTTCGGCGGGTACGATTCCATTCGCGGCTACGATCAGCGCGTATTCAACGGCGATATCGGCTACTTCACGAACCTTGAGCTCGGTCCGCAACCGTGGATCATCGGGACCACGCGAGACCGGAAAGTCCTCCGCGCGTTTACGTTCTTGGATTACGGCGGAGGTTATGTTCGCAATCCGGTTCCCGGCGAGGTCGCCTCCCAAGTGCTCGCCTCGACCGGAGCCGGAGCACGATTCAGTTGCAGCGATCGCCTCACGCTGCGATTCGATTACGGCTGGGGACTTAGCAACGTCGTCGGTGCGACGACCAACCAACGTGCTCATCTCGGCGTCGTTTATCTGATGGGTCCGAGGCCGCGACGATAG